In Hamadaea flava, a genomic segment contains:
- a CDS encoding glutamate ABC transporter substrate-binding protein encodes MRLTRIAAVALTAALALGAAACGGSDDDTSSKFAAGSTMEKLAKAGKIKIGTKFDQPLFGLKGLDGKPAGFDVEIGKILAKELGIDADKIEWVESQSKVREDYIVQDKVDLVVATYTINDTRKEKVSFAGPYFIAGQDILVRKDDTSITGPESFQAGDKKVCSVTGSTPAKNIEQYLKDKNTQLVLFDVYSKCLDALANKQVDALTTDNVILSGYASKEPDKYKVLGQPFTREPYGIGVKKDDKVFRDWINDVLETAFKDGRYKTAWDASLKDLIKIPDALSIQRY; translated from the coding sequence ATGCGTTTGACGCGCATCGCCGCGGTGGCATTGACCGCCGCGCTCGCGCTCGGCGCGGCCGCCTGTGGCGGCAGCGATGATGACACTTCGAGCAAGTTCGCCGCTGGTTCGACGATGGAGAAGCTGGCGAAGGCCGGCAAGATCAAGATCGGCACGAAGTTCGACCAGCCGCTGTTCGGCCTGAAGGGCCTGGACGGCAAGCCGGCCGGCTTCGACGTCGAGATCGGCAAGATCCTGGCCAAGGAGCTGGGGATCGACGCCGACAAGATCGAGTGGGTCGAGTCGCAGTCGAAGGTCCGCGAGGACTACATCGTGCAGGACAAGGTGGACCTGGTCGTGGCGACGTACACGATCAACGACACCCGCAAGGAGAAGGTCTCCTTCGCCGGCCCGTACTTCATCGCCGGCCAGGACATCCTCGTCCGCAAGGACGACACCTCGATCACCGGCCCGGAGTCCTTCCAGGCCGGCGACAAGAAGGTCTGCTCCGTGACCGGCTCCACCCCGGCCAAGAACATCGAGCAGTACCTCAAGGACAAGAACACCCAGCTGGTGCTGTTCGACGTCTACTCGAAGTGCCTGGACGCCCTGGCCAACAAGCAGGTCGACGCCCTGACCACGGACAACGTGATCCTGTCGGGCTACGCCAGCAAGGAGCCGGACAAGTACAAGGTGCTCGGCCAGCCGTTCACCCGCGAGCCCTACGGCATCGGCGTGAAGAAGGACGACAAGGTCTTCCGCGACTGGATCAACGACGTCCTCGAGACGGCGTTCAAGGACGGCCGTTACAAGACCGCCTGGGACGCCTCGCTCAAGGACCTCATCAAGATCCCGGACGCGCTGTCCATCCAGCGTTACTGA
- a CDS encoding amino acid ABC transporter permease, whose translation MEVFSEKLGVFWHGYLGTLEMSLLAAIGALILGSLVAVLRIAPLPPLRGVGTAYVTVFRNIPLTVVMFFTAFALPLLGSDAGFLKVPGLKELITPLGTDLPYFRFATIALTVYTAAFICEALRAGIGAVPTGQAEAARSLGLTFGQNLSYVVLPQAWKYAVVPLGSVIIAMIKNSALAAAFGVIATLMGVVDELVSQEYYDTIPVFLGVVVGYLTMTIPLGLALDAVERSQKKAVRR comes from the coding sequence GTGGAGGTCTTCTCCGAGAAGCTCGGCGTCTTCTGGCACGGCTATCTCGGCACGCTGGAGATGTCGCTGCTCGCCGCGATCGGCGCGCTGATCCTGGGCAGCCTCGTCGCGGTGTTGCGCATCGCGCCGCTGCCCCCGTTGCGTGGTGTCGGAACCGCGTACGTGACGGTCTTCCGCAACATCCCGCTGACCGTGGTCATGTTCTTCACCGCGTTCGCCTTGCCGCTGCTCGGCAGTGACGCGGGCTTCCTGAAGGTGCCGGGGTTGAAGGAGCTGATCACCCCGCTCGGCACGGACCTGCCCTACTTCCGGTTCGCCACCATCGCGTTGACGGTCTACACCGCGGCCTTCATCTGCGAGGCGCTGCGCGCCGGCATCGGCGCCGTCCCGACCGGCCAGGCCGAGGCGGCCCGGTCGCTGGGCCTGACCTTCGGGCAGAACCTGAGCTACGTGGTGCTGCCGCAGGCGTGGAAGTACGCGGTGGTGCCGCTCGGCAGCGTCATCATCGCGATGATCAAGAACTCGGCACTGGCGGCGGCCTTCGGTGTCATCGCGACGCTGATGGGCGTCGTCGACGAACTCGTCTCCCAGGAGTACTACGACACCATCCCGGTGTTCCTCGGCGTCGTGGTCGGCTACCTCACCATGACGATTCCGCTCGGGCTGGCGCTGGACGCCGTCGAGCGCTCGCAGAAGAAGGCGGTCCGCCGATGA